From one Sus scrofa isolate TJ Tabasco breed Duroc chromosome 9, Sscrofa11.1, whole genome shotgun sequence genomic stretch:
- the ANKRD49 gene encoding ankyrin repeat domain-containing protein 49, with product MEKEKVNDDGKPDPEDSLDFSEHFNQLELLETHGHLIPTGTQSLWVGNSDEDEEQDEKTEEWYQLQEKKMEQDPSKLLLWAAEKNRLSTVRRLLSEKATHVNTRDEDEYTPLHRAAYSGHLDVVRELIANGADVHAVTVDGWTPLHSACKWNNTRVASFLLQHDADINAQTKGLLTPLHLAAGNRDSKDTLELLLMNRYIKPGLKNNLEETAFDIARRTSIHHYLFEIVEGCTNSSPQS from the exons atggaaaaagagaaagtaaatgatGATGGAAAACCAGACCCAGAGGACTCCTTGGacttttctgaacattttaacCAACTTGAATTGTTGGAAACACATGGACATCTTATTCCCACTGGTACCCAAAGTCTCTGGGTAGGAAATTCTGATGAAGATGAGGAGcaagatgaaaaaactgaagagTGGTACcagttgcaagaaaaaaaaatggaacaagaTCCAAGCAAATTGCTTCTTTGGGCTGCTGAAAAAAAtcgg CTTAGCACTGTGCGGAGACTGCTTTCAGAAAAGGCCACCCACGTGAACACTCGAGATGAAGACGAGTACACGCCACTCCATCGAGCAGCCTACAGCGGCCACTTGGACGTGGTCCGCGAGCTCATCGCGAACGGGGCAGACGTTCATGCCGTGACGGTGGACGGCTGGACACCCCTGCACAGTGCGTGTAAGTGGAACAACACCAGAGTGGCTTCTTTCTTACTGCAGCACGACGCGGACATCAACGCCCAAACAAAAGGCCTCTTGACCCCCTTACATCTTGCGGCTGGAAACAGAGACAGCAAAGACACCCTGGAACTCCTCCTGATGAACCGCTACATCAAACCGGGGCTGAAGAACAACCTGGAAGAAACGGCGTTTGACATCGCCAGGAGGACGAGTATCCATCACTACCTCTTTGAAATCGTGGAAGGCTGCACAAATTCTTCACCTCAGTCTTAA